The Corallococcus soli DNA window GGACCTGGAGACGTTCCTGGCCGCGGTGCCCAGGGACGTGCTCGTCATCCACGACGAGGCCTACGCGGAGTTCGTGGACTGGCCCGACTACGCGAGCGCCGTGGAGCTGTTCCGCGCGCACCCGAACCTCGTGGCGCTGCGCACGTTCAGCAAGATCCACGGGCTCGCCGGCATCCGGCTGGGCTGCGCGGTGATGGACGCGAAGCTCGCGAACTACGTGCACCGCACGCGCATGCCCTTCAACCTCACGGTGGTGGCGCAGGCGGCCGGCATGGCGGCGCTGGATGACACGGAGCACGTCCGCCAGACGCGGGAGAACAACCACGCGGGCCTGCGCTACTACGGGCAGGAGCTGTCGAAGCTGGGCGTCACGCTGTCGGAGAGCCACGCCAACTTCGTCTTCGTGGACTGCCACCGGCCCGCGGGCGAGGTGTACGAACAGCTGCTGCGCCGGGGCGTCATCGTCCGGCCGATGGGGGGCAACGGCTTCCCCACCTGCCTGCGCATCTCCGTGGGCACGCCCGCGGAGAACGCGCGCTGCGTGGCCGCGCTGAAGGAGATCCTGTCGTGAGCCCGCGTCCGTTCATCGTCGCCATCGACGGGCCGGCCGGGGCGGGCAAGTCCTCCGTGTCCAAGCTGCTCGCGCGGCGGCTGGGGTTCGCGCTGGTGGACACCGGCGCCATCTACCGCTGCGTGGCGCTGATGGCCTCCCGCGAGGGCATCGCGTTCGACGACGACGCGAAGCTGGGCGAGCTGCTCGGGCGCGTGCGCATCCACTTCCAGGTGGTGGGCGAGGAGAACCACGTCTTCCTGGGGGGCGAGGACGTGTCCGGGGAGATCCGCACGCCGGCCATCTCCATGGGCGCCTCGCAGGTGTCGGGCCGGCCGGTGGTGCGCGCGGGGTTGCTCGCGCTTCAGCGGCGGTTGGCGCTGGAGACGCAGGTGGGCGCCATCCTGGAGGGGCGCGACATCGGCACGGTGGTGTTCCCGGACGCGGACGCGAAGTTCTTCCTCGCGGCGGACCCGGAGGTGCGCGCCCGCCGCCGCTTCGAGGAGCTGTTCCAGAAGGGCGTGGACAGCAGCCTGGAGGCCGTCCTCACGGATCAGACGCAGCGGGACACCGCCGACTCGGGCCGCGCCGTGGCGCCCCTGAAGGCCGCGGACGACGCGGTGCACGTGGACTCCAGCAGCATGCCCCTGTCCGACGTCGTGCGGACCCTGGAGCAGGAGATTGAACGCCGCCGGACCACGGGCGGCGGCTGACGCCTTCGCGGCCGTCCGTCAGAAGCTGACGCCGTCCGTGGCGGGGGCGGGCACCGTCATCGTCAGGCGGGCCTGGGTGCCGTCCTTCTCGTAGAAGCGGTGGTACAGGTACAGGTCCGCGAGCACCTGCTTCACGTAGCCGCGCGTCTCCCGGTAGGGGATGGACTCCACGAAGAGGTCCAACGGGAGGCTGCCCCGCTCCTGCGTCCAGCGCACCGCCGCCTTGGGCCCCGCGTTGTAGGCCGCGGCCGCGAGCGCCGGATGGGCGAAGCGCTTCATCAGCTGCGCCAGGTACCACGCGCCGTAGCGGATGTTGCGCTCCGGGGCGAAGAGGTCCGCGGGCGCGGGCGCGGGCTCCGACATCTTCAGCGCGATCTCCGTGGCCGTGGGCGGGATGATCTGCATCAGCCCGCGCGCGTCCGCGGCGCTCATCACCTCCGGACGGAAGGCGCTCTCCCGCCGCATGATGGCCCACACGAAGAACGGATCCAGCGCCTGCCGCGTGGCCTCCGCCTCCACCGCCTTCGCGAACGCGCGCGGATAGAACGCGGCCAGCGCGTCCGGGGCCTTCGCTCCGAACGCGCGGCCCCACAGGTGGCGCGCCGCCACGCTGTGCGCGTGCCCGTATTCGCCCAACTGCAGGAGCGCGTGCGCGAACGGCAGCGCCTGGTCCGCGGAGCGCAGGCCCGACACGCGCGACTGCACCTCGTCCGCCGCGTCGCGGAAGAGGCCCGCGCGCGTGAGGGCCACCGCCAGCTCCAGCTCCGGGGGGCGGGGCAGGGTGAGCTGCTTCGGAGGCTGCGGGAAGGCGGCCGGCGGCGTGCGTCCCAGCTCCCGCAGCCGCTCCGAGGCCAGCAGCGCGTAGAACGACGCGGGCGCGGCGCTGATGA harbors:
- the hisC gene encoding histidinol-phosphate transaminase; this encodes MRPLVPPYVETLKAYVPGKPIEETEREYGLTGVIKLASNENPLGPSPRAVEAMKNAVSSVHLYPDATSFHLVRRLATHLGVKPEEVVLGSGSNELIELLMRTFTTPEDEILLCQGSFPAYRISAQAHGRPFVEVPMREGFRYDLVAMARAVTPRTRMVFLANPDNPTGTTFGRKDLETFLAAVPRDVLVIHDEAYAEFVDWPDYASAVELFRAHPNLVALRTFSKIHGLAGIRLGCAVMDAKLANYVHRTRMPFNLTVVAQAAGMAALDDTEHVRQTRENNHAGLRYYGQELSKLGVTLSESHANFVFVDCHRPAGEVYEQLLRRGVIVRPMGGNGFPTCLRISVGTPAENARCVAALKEILS
- the cmk gene encoding (d)CMP kinase; translated protein: MSPRPFIVAIDGPAGAGKSSVSKLLARRLGFALVDTGAIYRCVALMASREGIAFDDDAKLGELLGRVRIHFQVVGEENHVFLGGEDVSGEIRTPAISMGASQVSGRPVVRAGLLALQRRLALETQVGAILEGRDIGTVVFPDADAKFFLAADPEVRARRRFEELFQKGVDSSLEAVLTDQTQRDTADSGRAVAPLKAADDAVHVDSSSMPLSDVVRTLEQEIERRRTTGGG